A stretch of the Gracilinanus agilis isolate LMUSP501 chromosome 4, AgileGrace, whole genome shotgun sequence genome encodes the following:
- the ARL16 gene encoding ADP-ribosylation factor-like protein 16 isoform X1 produces MCLLLGATGVGKTLLVKRLQKMSSREGKSDLGDPPPTQPTVGTDLTDIVAQKKMTIRELGGCMGPIWSSYYGDCHSVLFMIDASDPTQLSLSCVQLLGLLSAEQLASASVLILFNKIDMPCYMTLEEMKSLIRLPDIIACAKQCITIAEISARDGTGLAGVLRWLQDTHKAIS; encoded by the exons ATGTGTCTCCTTTTGGGCGCCACGGGAGTTGGGAAGACTCTGCTGGTAAAACGGCTGCAGA AGATGAGCTCCCGGGAGGGGAAAAGTGACCTTGGTGACCCGCCTCCCACCCAGCCGACG gtAGGCACTGATCTCACTGACATCGTGGCCCAGAAAAAGATGACTATCCGGGAACTAGGGGGATGCATGGGCCCCATCTGGTCCAGTTATTATGGAGATTGCCATTCTGTCCTG TTCATGATTGATGCCTCTGACCCCACCCAGCTTTCCTTATCCTGTGTTCAGCTCCTTGGCCTCCTTTCTGCAGAACAATTAGCCAGTGCATCTGTCCTGATCCTCTTCAATAAGAT TGATATGCCCTGTTACATGACCTTGGAGGAGATGAAGTCCCTAATCAGACTCCCAGATATCATTGCTTGTGCCAAGCAATGCATCACTATAGCAGAAATCAGTGCCCGGGATGGCACTGGTCTGGCAGGTGTCCTGCGTTGGCTCCAGGACACGCACAAAGCCATCAGCTGA
- the ARL16 gene encoding ADP-ribosylation factor-like protein 16 isoform X2, whose translation MCLLLGATGVGKTLLVGTDLTDIVAQKKMTIRELGGCMGPIWSSYYGDCHSVLFMIDASDPTQLSLSCVQLLGLLSAEQLASASVLILFNKIDMPCYMTLEEMKSLIRLPDIIACAKQCITIAEISARDGTGLAGVLRWLQDTHKAIS comes from the exons ATGTGTCTCCTTTTGGGCGCCACGGGAGTTGGGAAGACTCTGCTG gtAGGCACTGATCTCACTGACATCGTGGCCCAGAAAAAGATGACTATCCGGGAACTAGGGGGATGCATGGGCCCCATCTGGTCCAGTTATTATGGAGATTGCCATTCTGTCCTG TTCATGATTGATGCCTCTGACCCCACCCAGCTTTCCTTATCCTGTGTTCAGCTCCTTGGCCTCCTTTCTGCAGAACAATTAGCCAGTGCATCTGTCCTGATCCTCTTCAATAAGAT TGATATGCCCTGTTACATGACCTTGGAGGAGATGAAGTCCCTAATCAGACTCCCAGATATCATTGCTTGTGCCAAGCAATGCATCACTATAGCAGAAATCAGTGCCCGGGATGGCACTGGTCTGGCAGGTGTCCTGCGTTGGCTCCAGGACACGCACAAAGCCATCAGCTGA
- the ARL16 gene encoding ADP-ribosylation factor-like protein 16 isoform X3 codes for MTIRELGGCMGPIWSSYYGDCHSVLFMIDASDPTQLSLSCVQLLGLLSAEQLASASVLILFNKIDMPCYMTLEEMKSLIRLPDIIACAKQCITIAEISARDGTGLAGVLRWLQDTHKAIS; via the exons ATGACTATCCGGGAACTAGGGGGATGCATGGGCCCCATCTGGTCCAGTTATTATGGAGATTGCCATTCTGTCCTG TTCATGATTGATGCCTCTGACCCCACCCAGCTTTCCTTATCCTGTGTTCAGCTCCTTGGCCTCCTTTCTGCAGAACAATTAGCCAGTGCATCTGTCCTGATCCTCTTCAATAAGAT TGATATGCCCTGTTACATGACCTTGGAGGAGATGAAGTCCCTAATCAGACTCCCAGATATCATTGCTTGTGCCAAGCAATGCATCACTATAGCAGAAATCAGTGCCCGGGATGGCACTGGTCTGGCAGGTGTCCTGCGTTGGCTCCAGGACACGCACAAAGCCATCAGCTGA